GGAGATGGAGCTCTCCCTCATGTATGACATCCTGTACACCAAAGCTGCTGTGATCCACACCTGGCCCGGCTACTGCAGCCGTGTCATCTCACCGCTCGCCATTGTGGCCGCACTGCTGCTGTTCCAGTTCAGTGGAGAGGACCCTGGCCACCGGAAAGTAGATGTTGCCATCACTTACATCTTGTTCGCTGGCGCCTTGTTCATGGAGACGACATCCCTGCTGAATGCGCTAGTGTCCTCATGGACATTTGCTTTCCTGAGTACCACGACATGTCGTTGGCTCCGATTCGAAGCTCTGTGTAATGAAAGATGGGATCGGCTGCGCGGCGCCGTCCTAGCACTTCACCGTCTAGTCACCGGTGGAGATCCCAGGTACAAGTCAAGGAGGTGGTCGGGCAACATGGGGCAGTACAACATGCTGCACTTTTGCACTCGCCCTGACTCACTGAccagacctctggttggcaggtTGGCCAGCGTGGTTGGGCTCAGGGAATTATGGAACAGGAAGCATTACTCAGGGACCATTAAGATGCCGACCCGTGTCAAGGTGTGCATCTCTAAACATATGGGTCTTGTATACGAGGAGGGGAGGCTGAACGCCCTAGGAATGCTCAGGAAAAAGTGGGGTGAGGAACCACTGCTTAGCAAGGGTTTGTACCAGGGCGTCCTCAAGAACTCCCTGGGCATTGAGTTCCAAGAAGGCATCATCATCTGGCACATCGGCACCGATCTTTTCCTTGCCATGAGCGAGAGGGCCAAGGCCGAGGACGTGCTGCCTCATGTGAAGGCCATCAAGGTGTTGTCCAACTACATGATGTTCCTCCTGGTGGGACGCCCCTACATGCTACCAGGCAACGCACAGAACAGGTTATACCAGCTAACCTGCAAAAACCTGGAGGACCAGGTGCAACGGACTCATAGCGGTCGTAGCAAGAGTATCTTTGGTATGCTCAAGAGTCTGTTTCGCCTGCGCGATGGCCCTGGATCTACTTCCAGGGCCACCGACAGTGAAGAGCTTGCCAAAACCCTATACCAGAAGTATGGAAGTCAAAAGTTCAGCCATGATGCTCCCCGTCTCGCGTATGCGGCTCGGCTTGCTAGGAAACTGGTAATAATGGAGAAAGATGGCACAGCTGACTCCTTGCAGGTTGTTCTTGACGTTTGGGCGGATATCATGGTCTACGCAAGCAACAAATGCAGCAGGGAGTCCCATGCCAAGAAGCTCAACAGTGGCGGTGAGTTGACAACCATCCTCTGGCTTATGGCTGAACACATCTACCAACGTTATGTCGAGAAGGATCTCTACAAAGATTTTCTCAATAGAACTAACGATGACGATGATGGTGACAACGTATAGTGCCATTTTGTTATATTTTCCAGGCCATGTAAATAGGGTGGTGTTTCACTTCTTGATCGAATAAAGAGCCCAGCTACTTTCTTTTATGGTAACTACTCCTTGTGTTCTAAGATATTTGAAGTTTTAGGTCTGTTATCAAAAAATATGTTAACATGCTCAACATCATATATATATAGCGCAGTATGAAAATATATTTTATGATGAATCTAATGAAACTAACTTGCTGTTATAGA
The window above is part of the Triticum urartu cultivar G1812 unplaced genomic scaffold, Tu2.1 TuUngrouped_contig_7256, whole genome shotgun sequence genome. Proteins encoded here:
- the LOC125531493 gene encoding uncharacterized protein LOC125531493, coding for AAFCAPFLRLHLGGPDSITAYALQDNQLWLRHLHTQVVQVLGAAYVLYKNITDGGNLLPLAAWLMFAVGVVKYGERTWALRCGNLETIRSSVRKQPPAMHNHFHLQDKRLAEPSDKTGRLDEESHVRRAHSLFHICKRAMVNSSVIEKADGQKITQKMLAGGVEQWTLMEMELSLMYDILYTKAAVIHTWPGYCSRVISPLAIVAALLLFQFSGEDPGHRKVDVAITYILFAGALFMETTSLLNALVSSWTFAFLSTTTCRWLRFEALCNERWDRLRGAVLALHRLVTGGDPRYKSRRWSGNMGQYNMLHFCTRPDSLTRPLVGRLASVVGLRELWNRKHYSGTIKMPTRVKVCISKHMGLVYEEGRLNALGMLRKKWGEEPLLSKGLYQGVLKNSLGIEFQEGIIIWHIGTDLFLAMSERAKAEDVLPHVKAIKVLSNYMMFLLVGRPYMLPGNAQNRLYQLTCKNLEDQVQRTHSGRSKSIFGMLKSLFRLRDGPGSTSRATDSEELAKTLYQKYGSQKFSHDAPRLAYAARLARKLVIMEKDGTADSLQVVLDVWADIMVYASNKCSRESHAKKLNSGGELTTILWLMAEHIYQRYVEKDLYKDFLNRTNDDDDGDNV